From a single Micromonospora carbonacea genomic region:
- a CDS encoding type I polyketide synthase: protein MRGSGIPMANEDKLRDYLKRVMADLHDTRRRLSEAQSQELEPVAIVAMSCRLPGGVRNPDDLWELLSQGRDAVAPFPADRGWDVERLYHPDPDHPGTSYAREGGFLDSAGDFDSAFFGISPREALTMDPQQRLLLETSWEAVEAAGIDPASLRGSRTGVFVGTNGQDYGTLLMMSPDGDEGHSMTGGAAAVASGRVSYTLGLEGPAVSIDTACSSSLVALHLAVQALRAGECDLALAGGVTVMATPGLYIGSSRQRALSPDGRCKSFAAAADGAGFSEGVGWLLVERLSDARRNGHPVLAVVRGSAVNQDGASNGLTAPNGPAQQRVISQALANARLSTADVDVVEAHGTGTTLGDPIEAQALLATYGQDRGDAAPLLLGSVKSNIGHAQAAAGVAGVIKMVLAMREGVVPATLHVDAPSPHIDWSAGAVELATEATPWPGTGRVRRSAVSSFGISGTNAHVILEQPDEPADAPAGVRSPGLVDADVTVWPVSARSRAALAGQAERLAAHVREHGDVDPTAVGWSLATTRSTFDQRASVVGSSLEELLSGLDALSAGVPAGNVVSGVASGHGVGPVFVFPGQGAQSAGMAAGLVGRAPVFDARLAECQRALAPFLDVDLVSVLTGDDESWLERVEVVQPVLWAVGVALAAVWEHAGVSPQAVVGHSQGEIGAACVAGILSLDDAAKTVALRSRALAVLRGTGAMASVDLSADAVTERLAQFPGVGVAAVNGPATVVVSGPPQPVADLVDACQADGIRARLIPVDYASHSPSVQDVAERLRADLADVTPQPGRVRLVSTLTGDWADPASMTADYWYDNLRQTVQFDAAVRVAIAAGHTTFVEISPHPVLTMPVTAILDDAGVTGHTIGSLRRGDDDPTRLLTNLATAHAIGLPVDLTKVLAAAGTVPLPTYAFDHHRYWPAPPLFLTQGEAAPDIDRWRYRITWPALPDLPLTWLAGTWLVPLPAGTADDPLVAGVLGALGNFGADVVPVEVDATGDAATLADGLRAALPADGPAAVLSLLGLDGRAHPDHPATTLGVTGTVALVQALGTLGVEAPLWCATRGAVAVVADAQPPHPTAAAVWGLGRAVALEHPGRWGGLIDLPDSLDAHAGALLCAALGDTGGEDQLAVRDSGVYARRLTRITDPEPTTPGDPASSEAAGSADPAPHATDESAGGGWRMRGTVLITGGTGGLGGHLARWAARHGAAHLLLASRRGPDAPGAAELEAELTDLGVRVTVAACDVTDRAQLATLLAAAPADAPLSAVLHTAAVLDDGIVDTATPLRLHTVAAPKCVAADHLDELTRDLDLDAFVLFSSVAGTTGNAGQGAYGAANAYLDALAERRRAQGRPALSVAWGAWSGAGLPADNERAQQRLRRGGMVGMDPDLAVEALARALRRGETTTLIADIDWARFAPAFTLVRPSPLIGDLPEVAEAGRAAAAPDAEEEADAPSGALARRLAGLSRADRDEALLELVRQCAATALGYGSADDVPATRPFRDLGLDSLTAVDMRNFLATATDLRLPATLAFDYPNPTALAAHLAELLTGVDPEPAAPAPAAAPVDDEPIAIVAMSCRLPGGADNPEQLWQLLAAGGDAIGEFPTDRGWDLDRLFDSDPENEGTSYAREGGFVTGVADFDPVFFGISPREALAMDPQQRLLLEASWEAIERAGIDPQALRGTPTGVFVGTNYQDYRNLMFSAEGAEGHLMTGNAGSVLSGRVSYTLGLEGPAVSVDTACSSSLVALHWACQALRQAECSMALVGGVTVMSTPGVFVGFSRQRGLAPDSRVKAFASAADGTSWGEGLGVLLVERLSNARRNGHPVLAVIRGSAVNQDGASNGLTAPNGPSQQRVIRQALANAGLTAADVDAVEAHGTGTKLGDPIEAQALLATYGRERPADQPLWLGSIKSNIGHTQAAAGVAGIIKMVLALRYGFLPATLHVDEPTDQVDWSVGAVELLTEGRPWPVTGHPRRAAVSSFGISGTNAHTILEQAPDEPAPVTPAGDPGRLPVVPVLLSARTPAALAAQAGPWADQLTGPEAPPMVDVGWSSAVTRADLDHRAVVLAADRIALRTGLRALATGDDSPLLVTGAVAPRPKVAYLFSGQGAQRAGMGRELAAAFPVFAAALDEVCAACDPHLPGPLRPVLFAEPGTADAALLDRTEYTQPALFAVEVALFRLLDAWGLRPDVVAGHSIGEFAAAHAAGVLSLADAAALVAARGRLMQALPDGGAMLAVAAAEADVLASLGDRADRVSVAAVNGPAAVVLSGAGDAVEELAAEWAARGVRVRRLTVSHAFHSPLMDPVLADLAAVAGRLAWRAPAVPMVSTVTGAPVGADELADPAYWARHARDAVRFADAVAALREQGTTAYVEIGPDGVLTALAQAVLAEGAPAGGRAPLVAPTLRRDRPEPAALLRAVAALHAHGVSPDWPALYAGTGAQRVDLPTYVFDRQRYWPEPPPWATAAPDSGDGAADDTEVERRFWAAVDAEDLDSLARELDVDRDQPFGAVLPALSAWRRRGRERSLVDAARYRAVWEPLAATPEPQEPGHWLVLLPADRVDDPVLDSCTWTLGTDVTTVGVDLAADPDELGGQLADVLGEALDAAAGTLSVLSFLGLDDAPHAEHPALPRGLAATVQLLQELADRDAAARLWCVTQGAVGTGAGDAPANPRQATLWGLGRVAALEQPARWAGLVDLPATIDSWAAMRLGNVLTGGVAEDQLAVRESEVLVRRLVPAGTAGEPEPWQPRGTVLITGGTGALGGHVARWVAAAGAQRVVLTSRRGTDTPGATELLAELTALGVDCRVARCDAADRAGMTDLIADLRRDGPPLRAVVHAAGVSEVVPLTDTTLEDLAYVIAPKLVGAELLDELLDGVELDAFVLFSSIAAVWGSGGQGAYAAGNAHLDALAEARRGRGLPATSVAWGPWTESGMFSDGAPEQLRRRGLRVMPPGVALAGLRHALAAGDTCVTVADVDWATFHPLFTALRPSPLLAGLPAVHALTAAPAAAPDPAAPGRDLLAGLRSLPGQERRAALLEMVRVDAAKVLGHSSADAIETDRGFLDLGFDSLTAVELRNLLTAATGHDLPTTVVFDYPTPAGLADHLHEELFGGVAGPDVGPGAGGPAVGGPGDEEQVRRVLAAIPLDQLRQAGLLDQLLQLAHTVTGPATPAAPAAPEAEIRELDLAGLVRMALEGTDS, encoded by the coding sequence CTGCGAGGAAGCGGCATCCCGATGGCCAATGAAGACAAGCTCCGCGACTACCTCAAGCGGGTCATGGCTGATCTCCACGACACCCGTCGTCGGCTCAGTGAGGCGCAGTCCCAGGAACTGGAGCCGGTCGCGATCGTGGCGATGAGCTGCCGCCTGCCCGGCGGGGTGCGCAACCCCGACGACCTGTGGGAGCTGCTGAGCCAGGGCCGGGACGCCGTCGCCCCGTTCCCCGCCGACCGGGGCTGGGACGTCGAACGGCTCTACCACCCCGACCCCGACCACCCGGGCACCTCGTACGCCCGCGAGGGCGGGTTCCTCGACTCCGCCGGCGACTTCGACTCGGCGTTCTTCGGGATCTCGCCCCGCGAGGCGCTGACCATGGACCCGCAGCAGCGGCTGCTGCTGGAGACGTCCTGGGAGGCCGTCGAGGCCGCCGGCATCGACCCCGCCTCGCTGCGCGGCAGCCGCACCGGGGTGTTCGTCGGCACCAACGGGCAGGACTACGGGACCCTGCTGATGATGTCGCCCGACGGCGATGAGGGCCACTCGATGACCGGTGGCGCGGCGGCCGTCGCGTCCGGCCGGGTGTCGTACACCCTGGGCCTGGAGGGGCCGGCCGTCTCCATCGACACGGCCTGCTCGTCGTCGCTGGTCGCGCTGCACCTCGCCGTGCAGGCGCTGCGGGCGGGGGAGTGCGACCTCGCCCTGGCCGGCGGCGTGACCGTCATGGCCACCCCCGGCCTCTACATCGGGTCCAGCCGGCAACGCGCCCTCTCCCCCGACGGGCGGTGCAAGTCGTTCGCCGCCGCCGCCGACGGCGCCGGTTTCTCCGAGGGCGTCGGCTGGCTGCTGGTCGAGCGGCTGTCGGACGCCCGCCGCAACGGCCACCCCGTCCTCGCCGTGGTACGCGGCTCCGCCGTCAACCAGGACGGCGCGTCCAACGGGCTCACCGCCCCGAACGGGCCCGCCCAGCAGCGGGTGATCAGCCAGGCCCTCGCCAACGCGCGGTTGTCCACGGCGGACGTGGACGTGGTGGAGGCGCACGGCACCGGCACCACGCTCGGCGACCCGATCGAGGCGCAGGCGCTCCTGGCCACGTACGGGCAGGACCGGGGCGACGCCGCGCCGCTGCTGCTCGGCTCGGTGAAGTCCAACATCGGGCACGCCCAGGCGGCGGCCGGCGTGGCCGGCGTGATCAAGATGGTCCTCGCCATGCGGGAGGGTGTCGTCCCGGCGACGCTGCACGTGGATGCCCCGTCGCCGCACATCGACTGGTCGGCGGGTGCGGTGGAGTTGGCCACCGAGGCGACGCCGTGGCCGGGGACGGGTCGTGTCCGGCGGTCGGCGGTGTCGTCGTTCGGGATCTCCGGCACCAACGCCCACGTCATCCTCGAACAGCCCGACGAGCCCGCCGACGCGCCGGCCGGGGTCCGCTCGCCGGGCCTGGTCGACGCCGACGTCACGGTGTGGCCGGTGTCGGCGCGGTCGCGGGCGGCCCTGGCTGGTCAGGCCGAACGGCTGGCCGCCCACGTGCGGGAGCACGGCGACGTGGACCCGACGGCGGTCGGCTGGTCGCTGGCGACGACCCGGTCGACGTTCGACCAGCGGGCGTCGGTCGTCGGGTCGAGCCTGGAGGAGCTGCTGTCCGGACTGGACGCCCTGTCAGCCGGCGTACCGGCGGGCAACGTGGTGTCCGGTGTCGCCTCGGGTCACGGTGTGGGTCCGGTGTTCGTGTTTCCGGGTCAGGGTGCGCAGTCGGCAGGGATGGCGGCCGGTCTGGTGGGTCGCGCTCCGGTGTTCGACGCGCGGCTGGCGGAGTGTCAGCGGGCCCTGGCTCCGTTCCTCGACGTCGACCTTGTCTCCGTGTTGACCGGCGACGACGAGTCGTGGCTGGAGCGGGTCGAGGTGGTGCAGCCGGTCCTGTGGGCCGTCGGCGTCGCCCTCGCGGCGGTGTGGGAGCACGCGGGCGTGTCCCCGCAGGCGGTGGTCGGCCACTCGCAGGGTGAGATCGGTGCCGCCTGCGTCGCGGGGATCCTGTCCCTCGACGACGCGGCGAAGACGGTCGCCCTTCGGTCGCGGGCCTTGGCGGTGTTGCGGGGGACTGGTGCGATGGCGTCGGTTGACCTGTCCGCCGACGCGGTGACCGAACGGCTCGCGCAGTTCCCGGGCGTGGGCGTCGCCGCCGTGAACGGTCCTGCCACGGTGGTCGTCTCGGGTCCGCCGCAGCCCGTCGCGGACCTGGTCGACGCCTGCCAGGCCGACGGGATCCGGGCCCGCCTGATCCCGGTGGACTACGCCTCGCACTCCCCGTCCGTGCAGGACGTCGCCGAACGCCTCCGCGCGGACCTGGCCGACGTCACCCCGCAGCCGGGCCGGGTCCGGCTCGTGTCGACGCTCACCGGCGACTGGGCCGACCCGGCGAGCATGACCGCCGACTACTGGTACGACAACCTGCGGCAGACCGTGCAGTTCGACGCCGCCGTGCGGGTCGCCATCGCCGCCGGGCACACCACGTTCGTGGAGATCAGCCCGCATCCGGTGTTGACGATGCCGGTGACGGCGATCCTCGACGACGCCGGGGTCACCGGCCACACGATCGGTAGCCTGCGGCGGGGTGACGACGACCCGACCCGGCTGCTGACCAACCTGGCCACCGCGCACGCGATCGGCCTGCCCGTCGACCTGACGAAGGTCCTCGCCGCAGCCGGTACCGTGCCGCTGCCCACCTACGCGTTCGACCACCACCGGTACTGGCCCGCCCCGCCGCTGTTCCTCACCCAGGGCGAGGCCGCGCCCGACATCGACCGGTGGCGGTACCGGATCACCTGGCCCGCCCTGCCCGACCTGCCGCTGACCTGGCTCGCCGGGACCTGGCTGGTCCCGTTGCCCGCCGGCACGGCCGACGACCCGCTGGTCGCCGGGGTGCTCGGCGCGCTCGGCAACTTCGGCGCGGACGTCGTACCCGTCGAGGTGGACGCCACCGGCGACGCCGCGACCCTCGCCGACGGGCTGCGCGCCGCGCTGCCGGCGGACGGGCCGGCGGCCGTGCTGTCCCTGCTCGGCCTCGACGGGCGGGCGCACCCCGACCACCCGGCGACCACCCTCGGCGTCACCGGGACGGTCGCGCTGGTGCAGGCGCTCGGGACGCTCGGCGTCGAGGCCCCGCTGTGGTGCGCGACCCGCGGGGCGGTCGCCGTCGTCGCCGACGCCCAGCCGCCGCACCCCACGGCCGCCGCCGTCTGGGGCCTCGGCCGTGCCGTCGCCCTGGAACACCCCGGCCGCTGGGGCGGGCTGATCGACCTGCCCGACAGCCTCGACGCGCACGCCGGCGCCCTGCTCTGCGCGGCGCTCGGCGACACCGGCGGCGAGGACCAGCTCGCCGTCCGCGACTCCGGGGTGTACGCCCGCCGGCTCACTCGGATCACCGACCCCGAGCCGACCACCCCCGGCGACCCGGCCTCTTCCGAGGCGGCTGGCTCCGCCGACCCGGCCCCGCACGCCACCGACGAGTCGGCCGGCGGCGGCTGGCGGATGCGCGGCACCGTGCTGATCACCGGCGGCACCGGTGGTCTCGGCGGGCACCTCGCCCGCTGGGCCGCCCGCCACGGCGCGGCGCACCTGCTGCTGGCCAGCCGGCGCGGCCCCGACGCCCCGGGCGCGGCGGAGCTGGAGGCCGAGCTGACCGACCTCGGCGTACGGGTCACCGTCGCCGCCTGCGACGTCACCGACCGCGCCCAGCTCGCCACCCTCCTCGCCGCCGCACCGGCCGACGCGCCGCTGAGCGCCGTGCTGCACACCGCCGCCGTCCTCGACGACGGCATCGTCGACACGGCCACCCCGCTGCGCCTGCACACCGTCGCCGCGCCCAAGTGCGTCGCCGCCGACCACCTCGACGAGCTGACCCGCGACCTCGACCTCGACGCGTTCGTGCTGTTCTCCTCCGTCGCCGGCACCACCGGCAACGCCGGCCAGGGCGCGTACGGTGCGGCGAACGCCTACCTCGACGCCCTCGCCGAGCGGCGACGCGCGCAGGGCCGGCCCGCCCTGTCCGTGGCGTGGGGGGCGTGGAGTGGGGCCGGCCTGCCCGCCGACAACGAGCGCGCCCAGCAGCGGCTGCGCCGGGGCGGCATGGTCGGCATGGACCCTGACCTCGCCGTCGAGGCCCTCGCCCGCGCGCTGCGCCGGGGCGAGACGACGACGCTGATCGCCGACATCGACTGGGCCCGGTTCGCGCCCGCGTTCACCCTGGTCCGGCCCAGCCCGCTGATCGGCGACCTGCCCGAGGTGGCCGAGGCGGGCAGGGCCGCCGCCGCGCCGGATGCCGAGGAGGAGGCGGACGCGCCGTCGGGCGCGCTCGCCCGCCGGCTCGCCGGGTTGTCCCGGGCCGACCGCGACGAGGCGCTGCTGGAGCTGGTCCGCCAGTGCGCGGCGACCGCGCTGGGCTACGGCTCGGCCGACGACGTGCCGGCCACCCGCCCGTTCCGGGACCTGGGGCTGGACTCGCTGACCGCCGTGGACATGCGCAACTTCCTGGCCACCGCCACCGACCTGCGGCTGCCCGCCACGCTCGCGTTCGACTACCCGAACCCGACGGCGCTCGCCGCGCACCTGGCGGAGCTGCTCACCGGGGTCGACCCCGAGCCGGCGGCCCCCGCGCCGGCCGCCGCGCCCGTGGACGACGAGCCCATCGCGATCGTCGCCATGAGCTGCCGGCTGCCCGGCGGCGCGGACAACCCGGAGCAGCTGTGGCAGCTCCTCGCCGCCGGCGGCGACGCGATCGGCGAGTTCCCCACCGACCGGGGCTGGGACCTCGACCGGCTGTTCGACTCCGACCCGGAGAACGAGGGCACCAGCTACGCCCGGGAGGGCGGCTTCGTCACCGGCGTCGCCGACTTCGACCCCGTCTTCTTCGGCATCAGCCCCCGCGAGGCCCTCGCCATGGACCCGCAGCAGCGGCTGCTGCTGGAGGCGTCCTGGGAGGCCATCGAGCGGGCCGGCATCGACCCGCAGGCCCTGCGGGGCACCCCCACCGGCGTGTTCGTCGGCACCAACTACCAGGACTACCGCAACCTCATGTTCAGCGCCGAGGGCGCCGAGGGGCACCTGATGACCGGCAACGCCGGCAGCGTGCTCTCCGGCCGGGTGTCGTACACCCTCGGGTTGGAGGGGCCCGCCGTGTCGGTCGACACGGCCTGCTCGTCGTCGCTGGTCGCCCTGCACTGGGCCTGCCAGGCGCTGCGCCAGGCGGAGTGCTCGATGGCCCTCGTCGGCGGCGTCACCGTCATGTCCACCCCCGGCGTGTTCGTCGGCTTCAGCCGGCAGCGGGGCCTGGCCCCGGACAGCCGGGTCAAGGCGTTCGCGTCGGCCGCCGACGGCACGAGCTGGGGCGAGGGGCTGGGCGTGCTGCTGGTGGAGCGGCTGTCCAACGCCCGCCGCAACGGCCACCCCGTGCTCGCGGTGATCCGGGGCTCCGCCGTCAACCAGGACGGCGCGTCCAACGGGCTGACCGCCCCGAACGGGCCGTCACAGCAGCGGGTCATCCGGCAGGCCCTGGCCAACGCCGGGCTCACCGCCGCCGACGTGGACGCCGTCGAGGCCCACGGCACCGGCACGAAGCTGGGCGACCCGATCGAGGCGCAGGCGCTGCTCGCCACCTACGGGCGGGAGCGGCCCGCCGACCAGCCGCTGTGGCTCGGCTCGATCAAGTCGAACATCGGCCACACCCAGGCCGCCGCCGGGGTCGCCGGCATCATCAAGATGGTCCTCGCGCTGCGCTACGGGTTCCTGCCGGCGACCCTGCACGTCGACGAGCCCACCGACCAGGTGGACTGGAGCGTCGGCGCGGTCGAGCTGCTCACCGAGGGCCGGCCCTGGCCGGTCACCGGCCACCCGCGCCGGGCCGCCGTCTCCTCCTTCGGCATCAGCGGCACCAACGCGCACACCATCCTGGAGCAGGCCCCCGACGAGCCCGCCCCGGTCACGCCGGCCGGCGACCCGGGCCGGCTGCCGGTGGTGCCGGTGCTGCTGTCGGCGCGTACCCCGGCGGCCCTCGCAGCCCAGGCCGGGCCGTGGGCCGACCAGCTCACCGGGCCGGAGGCCCCGCCGATGGTCGACGTCGGCTGGTCGTCGGCGGTGACCCGGGCCGACCTGGACCACCGGGCCGTCGTCCTGGCCGCCGACCGGATCGCCCTGCGCACCGGGCTGCGCGCCCTCGCCACCGGCGACGACTCGCCGCTGCTGGTCACCGGGGCCGTCGCGCCCCGCCCGAAGGTGGCGTACCTGTTCTCCGGGCAGGGCGCGCAGCGGGCCGGGATGGGCCGCGAGCTGGCCGCGGCGTTCCCCGTCTTCGCCGCCGCCCTCGACGAGGTCTGCGCCGCCTGCGACCCGCACCTGCCCGGGCCGCTGCGGCCGGTGCTGTTCGCCGAGCCCGGCACCGCCGACGCGGCGCTGCTCGACCGCACCGAGTACACCCAGCCCGCGCTGTTCGCCGTCGAGGTGGCGCTGTTCCGGCTCCTCGACGCGTGGGGGCTGCGGCCCGACGTGGTCGCCGGGCACTCGATCGGCGAGTTCGCCGCCGCCCACGCCGCCGGGGTGCTGTCGCTGGCCGACGCCGCCGCGCTGGTCGCCGCCCGGGGCCGGCTCATGCAGGCCCTGCCCGACGGCGGGGCGATGCTCGCCGTCGCCGCGGCCGAGGCCGACGTGCTCGCCTCGCTCGGCGACCGCGCCGACCGGGTCTCCGTCGCCGCCGTCAACGGCCCCGCCGCCGTGGTGCTCTCCGGGGCCGGCGACGCCGTCGAGGAGCTGGCCGCCGAGTGGGCCGCCCGGGGCGTCCGGGTGCGGCGGCTCACCGTCAGCCACGCCTTCCACAGCCCGCTGATGGACCCGGTGCTCGCCGACCTCGCCGCCGTCGCCGGGCGGCTGGCCTGGCGGGCCCCGGCCGTGCCGATGGTCTCCACGGTCACCGGCGCGCCCGTCGGCGCGGACGAGCTGGCCGACCCGGCGTACTGGGCGCGGCACGCCCGCGACGCCGTACGCTTCGCCGACGCCGTCGCGGCCCTGCGCGAGCAGGGCACCACCGCGTACGTCGAGATCGGCCCCGACGGGGTGCTCACCGCGCTCGCCCAGGCCGTCCTCGCCGAGGGCGCCCCGGCCGGCGGGCGGGCCCCGCTGGTCGCGCCGACCCTGCGCCGGGACCGCCCCGAGCCGGCCGCCCTGCTGCGGGCCGTCGCCGCCCTCCACGCCCACGGCGTCAGCCCCGACTGGCCCGCCCTGTACGCCGGCACCGGCGCGCAGCGCGTCGACCTGCCCACGTACGTGTTCGACCGGCAGCGGTACTGGCCGGAGCCGCCGCCGTGGGCCACCGCCGCCCCCGACTCCGGCGACGGCGCGGCCGACGACACCGAGGTCGAGCGCCGGTTCTGGGCGGCCGTCGACGCCGAGGACCTCGACTCCCTGGCCCGCGAGCTGGACGTCGACCGCGACCAGCCGTTCGGCGCGGTGCTGCCCGCCCTGTCGGCGTGGCGGCGGCGCGGCCGGGAACGGTCCCTCGTGGACGCCGCCCGCTACCGGGCGGTGTGGGAGCCCCTCGCCGCCACCCCGGAGCCGCAGGAGCCCGGCCACTGGCTGGTGCTGCTGCCCGCCGACCGGGTCGACGACCCCGTCCTGGACTCGTGCACCTGGACCCTCGGCACCGACGTGACCACCGTCGGCGTCGACCTCGCCGCCGACCCCGACGAGCTGGGCGGGCAGCTCGCCGACGTGCTCGGCGAGGCCCTCGACGCCGCCGCCGGGACCCTGTCGGTGCTGTCCTTCCTCGGCCTGGACGACGCCCCGCACGCCGAGCACCCGGCGCTGCCGCGCGGCCTCGCCGCGACCGTCCAGCTGCTCCAGGAGCTCGCCGACCGCGACGCGGCGGCCCGGCTGTGGTGCGTCACCCAGGGCGCGGTCGGCACCGGCGCCGGCGACGCGCCGGCCAACCCCCGGCAGGCGACGCTGTGGGGGCTGGGCCGGGTGGCGGCGCTGGAGCAGCCGGCCCGCTGGGCGGGCCTGGTCGACCTGCCGGCCACGATCGACAGCTGGGCCGCGATGCGGCTCGGCAACGTGCTCACCGGCGGCGTCGCCGAGGACCAGCTCGCCGTCCGCGAGTCCGAGGTGCTGGTCCGCCGCCTCGTCCCGGCCGGCACCGCCGGGGAACCGGAGCCGTGGCAGCCCCGGGGCACCGTGCTGATCACCGGCGGCACCGGCGCGCTCGGCGGGCACGTGGCCCGCTGGGTGGCCGCCGCCGGCGCGCAGCGGGTGGTGCTGACCAGCCGGCGCGGCACCGACACCCCCGGCGCGACGGAGCTGCTGGCCGAGCTGACCGCCCTCGGCGTCGACTGCCGGGTCGCCCGGTGCGACGCCGCCGACCGGGCCGGCATGACCGACCTGATCGCCGACCTGCGCCGCGACGGGCCGCCGCTGCGCGCCGTGGTGCACGCCGCCGGGGTCAGCGAGGTGGTGCCGCTGACCGACACGACGCTGGAGGACCTCGCCTACGTCATCGCCCCGAAGCTGGTCGGCGCGGAGCTGCTCGACGAGCTGCTCGACGGCGTCGAGCTGGACGCGTTCGTGCTGTTCTCGTCGATCGCGGCGGTGTGGGGCAGCGGCGGGCAGGGCGCGTACGCCGCCGGCAACGCCCACCTCGACGCGCTCGCCGAGGCCCGCCGGGGCCGGGGCCTGCCCGCCACGTCCGTGGCGTGGGGGCCGTGGACCGAGTCGGGCATGTTCTCCGACGGCGCGCCGGAGCAGCTGCGCCGCCGCGGCCTGCGGGTCATGCCGCCGGGCGTGGCGCTGGCCGGGCTGCGGCACGCCCTCGCCGCCGGGGACACCTGCGTCACCGTCGCCGACGTCGACTGGGCCACCTTCCACCCGCTGTTCACGGCGCTGCGGCCCAGCCCGCTGCTGGCCGGCCTGCCGGCCGTGCACGCGCTGACCGCCGCCCCGGCCGCCGCGCCGGACCCGGCCGCGCCCGGCCGGGACCTGCTCGCCGGGCTGCGGTCGCTGCCCGGCCAGGAGCGGCGGGCCGCGCTGCTGGAGATGGTGCGGGTCGACGCGGCGAAGGTCCTCGGCCACTCCTCCGCCGACGCGATCGAGACCGACCGGGGCTTCCTCGACCTCGGCTTCGACTCGCTGACCGCCGTGGAGCTGCGCAACCTGCTCACCGCCGCGACCGGGCACGACCTGCCCACCACTGTCGTGTTCGACTACCCGACCCCGGCCGGGCTCGCCGACCACCTGCACGAGGAGCTGTTCGGCGGCGTGGCCGGCCCGGACGTCGGCCCCGGTGCGGGCGGCCCGGCGGTGGGCGGCCCCGGCGACGAGGAGCAGGTGCGGCGGGTCCTCGCCGCGATCCCGCTCGACCAGCTCCGCCAGGCCGGCCTGCTCGACCAGCTCCTCCAGCTCGCGCACACCGTCACCGGCCCGGCCACGCCGGCCGCCCCGGCCGCCCCGGAGGCGGAGATCCGCGAGCTCGACCTCGCCGGCCTGGTCCGGATGGCCCTGGAAGGCACCGACTCGTGA